A stretch of the Vagococcus xieshaowenii genome encodes the following:
- the rplS gene encoding 50S ribosomal protein L19, translating to MNPIIEAITSEQLRSDIPQFRAGDTLRVHAKVVEGERERIQLFEGVCIKRQGAGISETYTVRKISNGVGVERTFPVHTPRVAQIEVVRHGRVRRAKLYFLRERSGKSARIKEIRR from the coding sequence ATGAATCCAATTATTGAAGCTATTACAAGTGAACAACTACGTTCAGACATTCCACAATTCCGTGCTGGTGATACTTTACGTGTCCACGCTAAGGTTGTAGAGGGAGAACGCGAACGTATCCAGTTATTTGAAGGAGTATGTATCAAACGCCAAGGTGCTGGAATCAGCGAAACTTACACTGTTCGTAAAATTTCTAACGGTGTTGGTGTTGAACGTACTTTCCCAGTACACACACCACGTGTTGCTCAAATCGAAGTAGTCCGTCATGGTCGTGTACGTCGTGCTAAATTATACTTCCTACGTGAACGTAGTGGTAAATCTGCACGTATTAAAGAAATCAGAAGATAA
- a CDS encoding sulfite exporter TauE/SafE family protein translates to MIGIIYFVAIIIANTLGAISGMGGGVLIKPIFDFIGVDSVAVISFYSSVAVFTMSLVSTTRQLQNGISFDKRNVTWLSLGALIGGIFGNQLLDEMLMSFSNDQHVKLVQISLTIITLLFALFYNNLDLKNLSLREVHWYFLCGLILGCLASLLGIGGGPINVSLLMLLFNLPIKQAGVYSIATILFSQLAKIITITIGSGLATFDMSRLLWIIPAAVIGGLLGARLSRILSEQKIQLVFNAMIILVIIINLYNAWSMKAV, encoded by the coding sequence ATGATAGGAATTATTTATTTTGTTGCGATTATTATTGCCAACACGCTTGGAGCAATTTCTGGTATGGGCGGTGGCGTCTTAATTAAGCCAATATTTGATTTTATAGGTGTTGATTCAGTAGCGGTTATTTCGTTTTATTCATCCGTAGCTGTCTTTACCATGTCGTTAGTTTCAACTACAAGGCAACTTCAAAATGGCATATCGTTTGATAAAAGAAACGTTACGTGGTTATCATTAGGGGCGCTTATCGGTGGTATATTTGGTAATCAATTGTTAGATGAGATGCTTATGTCATTTTCTAATGATCAACATGTTAAACTTGTTCAAATTAGTTTGACGATTATCACACTATTGTTTGCCTTATTCTATAATAATCTTGACTTGAAAAACTTGTCATTGCGTGAAGTTCACTGGTATTTCTTATGTGGCTTAATATTGGGATGTTTGGCCAGTCTGTTAGGGATAGGTGGGGGACCAATTAATGTTTCATTGTTGATGTTGCTATTTAATTTACCTATTAAACAAGCCGGCGTTTATTCCATCGCAACGATTCTATTCTCTCAATTAGCCAAAATTATAACTATTACAATAGGAAGTGGTTTGGCCACATTTGACATGAGTCGTTTACTATGGATTATTCCAGCAGCGGTTATAGGTGGGCTTTTAGGCGCAAGATTGAGTCGTATTCTTTCAGAGCAAAAAATACAACTAGTCTTTAACGCAATGATTATCCTAGTAATTATCATAAATCTGTACAACGCGTGGTCGATGAAGGCGGTGTGA
- a CDS encoding ABC transporter ATP-binding protein: protein MSFIEVKHVYKKYQMGETEIIANNDVSFSIEQGELTVILGPSGAGKSTVLNMLGGMDTPTSGEMIVDGANIASFTDRQLTEYRRMDVGFVFQFYNLVPNLTAKENVELATAVCEDALDIEEVLNQVGLGHRMGNFPAQLSGGEQQRVSIARAVAKNPKMLLCDEPTGALDFETGKQVLQLLQNLSREFNKTVLIITHNAAIAQMADKVIHINDAKVKKIELNESPTSVDQIEW from the coding sequence ATGAGCTTTATTGAAGTCAAACATGTGTATAAAAAATATCAAATGGGTGAAACAGAGATCATTGCTAATAATGATGTGAGTTTCTCAATTGAGCAAGGTGAATTAACTGTAATTTTAGGGCCTAGTGGGGCTGGAAAATCGACTGTTTTAAATATGTTAGGTGGGATGGATACACCAACGTCTGGTGAAATGATAGTAGATGGTGCTAATATTGCATCATTTACGGATCGTCAACTAACGGAATACCGTCGTATGGATGTTGGTTTTGTTTTTCAGTTTTATAATTTAGTGCCTAATTTAACGGCTAAAGAAAATGTTGAATTAGCGACAGCTGTATGTGAAGATGCCTTGGATATTGAAGAGGTGTTAAATCAAGTGGGATTAGGACATCGTATGGGAAATTTTCCAGCACAATTGTCAGGTGGTGAACAACAACGTGTGTCAATTGCTCGTGCAGTGGCAAAGAACCCTAAGATGCTACTATGTGATGAACCAACTGGAGCGTTAGATTTTGAGACGGGAAAACAAGTACTTCAATTACTACAAAATTTAAGTCGAGAATTCAATAAAACAGTGCTGATTATTACGCATAATGCTGCGATTGCACAGATGGCTGATAAAGTTATTCATATTAATGATGCTAAAGTAAAAAAAATAGAACTCAACGAATCCCCAACGTCAGTTGATCAAATTGAATGGTGA
- a CDS encoding ABC transporter permease, whose translation MKSGLYLKSTFKDIKASMGRFIAVVIIILMGVLLFVGIKSVGPNLELTADHYFDKQRLSDFQIVSTLGLTDEDEQLVSKVKGSSVEMSKNFSYADEKHNLILQVYGYNASHKQNQLEVMTGHLPQEDNQVVVDYELRDTYKIGEELTIKSDDLSKTNYQIVGYVQTPLYMDVDERGVTTIGDGVLKGFVYLPEENFTSEIFSTMYVSFDDMQEKSSFSKDYEKQTLRHQAAIEQALKPRENARLDEIKSDAQTEINENRQKLEDNEDKLASGITQVKEGLKTITDQYNQLTEKFELLRMQTGEALANVQFGDSIKQLESKKQELTDQLAELNQQQATLTKGKQELADSQQELDKMKPARFIVNPQSNNPGYTEYQSLSERIDAIANVFPVFFFLIAILITFTTITRMVEENRKEIGTLKALGYRNGEIASKYILYTLLAAFIGTTIGVLVGAKLLPQVVFDMQQANNIFPVYTSEFFLVPILIAVLAALASTLGSALLVLSRDLREKPTALLMPKAPKAGKRVFLERITPIWHRLNFFQKVTYRNIFRYKARMILTIMGIAGCTGLMIAGFGLNDSIAAPVKKQFNELVHYQSIVSLTDAEQPEKAIEVLDTDVTVQTFMPIYSEQMTIREKNKAAQFTSVMITDDQAKLEKFVTLRDEKTNKKLVLPKEGALISPRIAKTYEVSTGDTLALETTEGTPVKVKVAGIIENYLGHAIYLSKAYYQTVVNESIAPNTLLVQTNHQTKKQEQRLAEALIETGEVLNTTFISDQIEKQDLASESLGAIVAIFIILSGTLAFVVLYNLTNINISERERELATIKVLGFYDKEVTMHIIRENMVFTIIGILVGFGVGKLLTWFILAMASSDMMVFPVIIKLNGYLISALMTAVFSSIVMWVTHIKLKHINMIEALKSNE comes from the coding sequence GTGAAATCAGGATTATATTTAAAATCAACGTTTAAAGATATTAAAGCTTCTATGGGCCGCTTTATTGCTGTTGTTATCATTATATTGATGGGAGTGCTATTATTTGTAGGCATTAAATCAGTTGGGCCTAATTTAGAGTTAACTGCGGATCATTATTTTGACAAACAGCGATTATCAGATTTTCAAATCGTTTCAACATTGGGGTTGACAGATGAAGATGAGCAACTTGTTTCGAAAGTTAAAGGTAGCTCAGTTGAAATGAGTAAGAACTTTTCCTATGCTGATGAGAAACATAACCTCATTCTTCAAGTCTATGGGTATAACGCAAGTCATAAGCAAAATCAATTGGAAGTGATGACGGGGCATTTACCTCAAGAAGACAATCAAGTTGTGGTCGATTATGAATTACGGGATACTTATAAAATCGGCGAGGAATTGACGATTAAGTCAGATGATCTATCTAAAACGAATTATCAAATCGTTGGTTATGTTCAAACGCCATTATACATGGATGTTGATGAGCGTGGGGTGACGACCATTGGCGATGGCGTGCTAAAAGGTTTTGTTTATTTGCCTGAAGAAAATTTTACATCTGAAATATTTTCAACGATGTATGTTTCTTTTGATGATATGCAAGAGAAAAGTAGTTTTTCAAAAGATTACGAAAAACAAACGCTTCGTCATCAAGCTGCTATTGAGCAAGCGTTGAAACCTAGAGAAAACGCACGATTAGATGAGATAAAATCAGACGCACAAACAGAAATTAATGAAAATAGACAGAAGTTAGAGGATAATGAAGACAAACTAGCTTCAGGAATAACACAAGTCAAAGAAGGTTTGAAAACTATAACTGATCAGTACAATCAGTTGACAGAGAAGTTTGAACTATTGCGTATGCAAACAGGTGAAGCGTTAGCTAACGTTCAATTTGGTGATAGTATTAAACAACTAGAAAGTAAAAAACAAGAGCTAACGGATCAATTAGCGGAATTGAATCAGCAACAAGCGACATTGACCAAAGGAAAACAAGAGTTAGCTGATTCACAACAAGAACTTGATAAGATGAAGCCTGCTCGTTTTATAGTAAACCCTCAATCTAATAATCCGGGATATACAGAATATCAAAGCTTATCAGAACGTATTGATGCGATTGCAAACGTCTTCCCTGTGTTCTTCTTTTTAATTGCGATTCTTATTACCTTTACGACAATCACGAGGATGGTAGAAGAGAATCGCAAAGAAATTGGAACATTAAAGGCGCTAGGTTATCGTAATGGTGAAATAGCAAGTAAGTATATTCTTTATACACTTTTAGCAGCGTTTATAGGGACAACCATTGGGGTATTAGTTGGGGCTAAATTGTTACCACAAGTTGTGTTTGATATGCAACAAGCGAATAATATTTTTCCGGTTTATACAAGCGAATTTTTCCTGGTGCCGATACTAATTGCTGTTTTAGCAGCATTGGCTTCTACTTTAGGTTCGGCGCTACTTGTGCTGTCTAGAGATTTGCGTGAAAAACCAACTGCCCTCTTGATGCCAAAAGCACCAAAAGCAGGGAAGCGAGTCTTTTTAGAACGAATAACACCAATTTGGCACCGATTAAATTTCTTCCAAAAAGTAACGTATCGTAATATTTTTCGATATAAAGCGCGTATGATTTTAACGATTATGGGGATTGCTGGTTGTACAGGATTAATGATTGCAGGTTTTGGATTGAATGATTCAATAGCAGCTCCTGTGAAGAAGCAATTTAACGAACTAGTTCACTATCAATCCATTGTATCGCTAACTGATGCAGAGCAACCTGAAAAAGCAATTGAGGTGCTTGATACAGACGTAACCGTTCAAACGTTCATGCCAATCTACTCTGAACAAATGACCATTCGTGAGAAAAACAAAGCCGCTCAGTTTACTAGTGTGATGATTACGGATGACCAAGCAAAATTAGAAAAATTTGTCACGTTAAGAGATGAAAAAACGAACAAAAAACTTGTATTACCTAAAGAAGGGGCACTTATTAGTCCAAGGATTGCTAAAACATATGAAGTGTCAACGGGTGATACCTTGGCACTTGAAACAACGGAAGGAACACCAGTTAAAGTAAAGGTTGCTGGCATAATCGAAAATTATTTAGGCCATGCTATTTATTTATCTAAAGCGTATTATCAAACTGTTGTCAATGAATCGATAGCTCCTAATACGTTGTTGGTTCAAACGAATCATCAAACGAAAAAACAAGAACAACGATTGGCTGAAGCCTTAATTGAGACGGGCGAGGTGTTGAATACGACCTTCATCTCAGACCAAATTGAAAAACAAGACCTTGCTTCAGAAAGTTTAGGCGCGATTGTCGCTATCTTTATTATTCTGTCGGGCACACTAGCCTTTGTTGTTCTATATAATTTAACCAATATCAATATTTCCGAAAGAGAACGTGAATTAGCTACGATTAAGGTGTTAGGCTTTTATGATAAAGAAGTAACCATGCATATAATAAGAGAAAATATGGTGTTTACTATCATTGGTATACTAGTTGGTTTTGGTGTAGGAAAATTATTGACATGGTTTATCTTAGCCATGGCATCATCAGATATGATGGTCTTTCCTGTTATCATTAAACTAAATGGGTATTTGATTTCTGCGTTGATGACGGCTGTTTTTTCAAGTATTGTAATGTGGGTAACACACATTAAATTAAAACATATCAACATGATTGAAGCGCTAAAATCAAATGAATAA
- a CDS encoding SPFH domain-containing protein has product MKEKKPFYINGYIGILALVVILLLGIFLFFKGVSNDQFSSVVIAIILWAIALLFLSSITIIHPNQAKAILFFGQYLGTIKESGLFITVPLTEKIDVSLKVKNFNSSVLKVNDSDGNPVEISAVVVYRVVDTAKALFDVDRYNNFVEIQSETAIRHIATQYPYDTFNEGDLTLRGNTNEVSNELKQELDERLSVAGVEVIETRLNHLAYSTEIASAMLQRQQAKAILSARQTIVEGAVSMTQMALEQIQDGQEINFTDDRKVQLINNLLVSIITDKGTQPVINTGDVSE; this is encoded by the coding sequence ATGAAAGAGAAAAAACCATTTTATATTAATGGGTATATTGGGATTCTGGCTTTAGTTGTAATTCTATTGTTGGGTATTTTTTTATTTTTTAAAGGAGTATCGAATGATCAATTTTCTAGTGTTGTAATAGCGATTATATTATGGGCTATTGCACTATTATTTTTGAGTTCTATTACAATTATTCATCCAAATCAAGCCAAGGCAATTTTATTCTTCGGCCAATATTTAGGAACGATTAAAGAGAGTGGGTTGTTTATTACGGTCCCATTGACTGAAAAAATTGATGTTTCATTAAAAGTAAAAAACTTTAATAGTTCGGTTTTGAAGGTCAATGATTCAGATGGCAATCCGGTAGAAATTTCTGCAGTGGTTGTTTATCGAGTAGTCGATACGGCAAAAGCACTATTTGATGTTGATCGCTATAATAATTTTGTTGAGATTCAAAGCGAAACAGCAATCCGCCATATTGCTACACAATATCCATATGATACCTTCAATGAAGGTGATTTAACCTTAAGAGGTAATACTAACGAAGTGTCGAATGAATTGAAACAAGAATTAGATGAACGTTTGTCAGTTGCGGGTGTTGAAGTGATTGAAACACGCTTGAACCATCTAGCTTATTCAACTGAGATTGCCAGTGCAATGTTACAACGTCAACAAGCAAAAGCAATATTATCCGCGCGTCAAACAATTGTAGAAGGTGCTGTTTCGATGACACAAATGGCACTTGAACAAATTCAAGACGGGCAAGAAATCAACTTCACAGATGATCGCAAAGTTCAATTAATTAATAATTTACTTGTATCGATTATTACGGATAAAGGAACACAGCCAGTGATTAATACAGGAGATGTTTCTGAATAG
- a CDS encoding LURP-one-related/scramblase family protein produces the protein MTTLYMKQKLISIGEKFTITDEQGKAKYYVEGSLVKVPKTFTIYNNKKKKIGKVSKQLVSILPKFHVMVEGQGSMTIEKQISIIKSNYKIKGNGLSIKGNLLDMNFSLIKNGRKVGAISKKWISIGDSYEINIVDPSLEEVMVALVVAIDYVKASNAKNNQTENN, from the coding sequence ATGACAACTTTATACATGAAACAAAAGCTTATTTCAATCGGTGAAAAATTTACGATTACTGATGAGCAAGGTAAAGCTAAATATTATGTTGAAGGTAGCTTAGTCAAAGTACCTAAAACTTTTACTATTTATAATAATAAAAAGAAAAAAATTGGAAAAGTTAGCAAACAACTAGTCTCTATTTTACCTAAATTTCACGTTATGGTCGAAGGTCAGGGTAGTATGACAATCGAAAAACAAATTAGTATCATCAAATCTAACTACAAAATTAAAGGAAATGGGCTATCGATTAAAGGTAATTTATTAGATATGAATTTTTCATTAATAAAGAATGGACGAAAAGTAGGTGCCATTAGTAAAAAATGGATAAGTATCGGTGATAGCTATGAAATTAATATTGTAGACCCCAGTTTAGAAGAAGTAATGGTTGCGCTTGTTGTAGCAATTGATTACGTGAAAGCAAGCAATGCTAAAAATAATCAAACAGAAAATAATTAG
- a CDS encoding M20 family metallopeptidase, translating to MKNFVTEEHLNEALNTLSTLISYPSVLDEQATATPFGQDIQDCLEAALAFFEKEGFETYIDPDGYYGYAEMGEGDLFAVLCHLDVVPAGDVSKWSVDPFKAEIKNEAIYGRGTQDNKGPAVASYYGLKSVLDQGYQLNQKVRFIFGTDEENLWRCMNKYCAEQPVAKMGFAPDSKFPLNFAEKGLLQFHLVGEGQEEFGLEGGKALNVVPELAIYTGPQIEQVIAKLDELHYDYKQTETGIEVYGKASHSKDAPIGINAVTRLAEALVALYPENKALSLLGDVIKSDANGISAIGEVKDEPSGLMTMNVAKVTLSPDETKISVDIRYPVTLEKEELVSKLKELASKFDLSYEEYDYLAPLYVPEDSELVSTLLSAYRDVTGDTKSQPIASGGATYARTMPNCVAYGAMFKDTVELFHQIDECWTFNDMKRAMTVYAEAFYRLCVTK from the coding sequence TTGAAAAATTTTGTTACTGAGGAACATTTAAACGAGGCACTAAATACTTTATCAACTTTAATTTCATATCCATCGGTTTTAGATGAACAGGCAACAGCGACTCCTTTTGGACAAGACATACAAGATTGTTTAGAAGCAGCGTTAGCATTTTTTGAAAAAGAAGGGTTTGAAACATATATAGATCCGGATGGTTACTATGGTTATGCTGAGATGGGTGAAGGTGATTTGTTTGCGGTATTATGTCATTTAGACGTGGTACCAGCGGGTGACGTTTCTAAGTGGAGCGTTGATCCATTCAAAGCTGAGATTAAAAATGAAGCTATCTATGGTCGTGGAACACAAGACAATAAAGGGCCTGCTGTCGCATCATACTATGGCTTGAAATCTGTGTTAGATCAAGGGTATCAATTGAATCAAAAAGTTCGTTTTATTTTTGGGACGGATGAAGAAAATTTATGGCGTTGTATGAATAAATACTGTGCCGAACAACCTGTTGCCAAAATGGGCTTTGCACCAGATTCTAAATTCCCTTTGAATTTTGCAGAAAAAGGACTATTACAATTTCACTTAGTTGGTGAAGGACAAGAAGAATTTGGTCTAGAAGGTGGTAAAGCTTTAAATGTAGTACCAGAATTAGCTATTTATACTGGTCCACAAATTGAACAAGTCATCGCTAAACTTGATGAACTACACTATGACTATAAACAAACAGAAACAGGTATTGAGGTATACGGAAAAGCAAGTCATTCAAAAGATGCACCTATTGGTATAAATGCAGTGACACGTTTAGCTGAAGCATTGGTCGCACTATATCCTGAGAATAAAGCTTTGTCATTACTTGGAGATGTGATTAAATCTGATGCAAATGGTATTAGCGCAATTGGAGAAGTAAAAGACGAACCCTCTGGCTTAATGACAATGAATGTTGCCAAAGTGACGCTATCACCAGATGAAACAAAAATTAGTGTAGATATTCGCTATCCTGTAACATTAGAAAAGGAAGAACTGGTTAGCAAATTAAAAGAGTTAGCATCTAAATTTGATCTAAGTTATGAAGAATATGATTATTTAGCTCCTTTATATGTACCGGAGGATTCTGAATTAGTGTCTACCTTATTAAGTGCTTACCGCGATGTGACAGGTGATACGAAGAGTCAACCTATTGCTTCAGGTGGGGCAACCTATGCACGTACTATGCCAAATTGCGTAGCCTATGGTGCAATGTTTAAAGATACGGTGGAACTATTCCATCAAATTGATGAATGTTGGACATTCAATGACATGAAACGAGCAATGACGGTGTATGCCGAAGCATTTTATCGTTTATGTGTGACGAAATAA
- a CDS encoding YccF domain-containing protein: MSCLGNIIWFIFGGFIGGLAWLAAGLLWCLTIIGIPIGLQCFKLASLSFWPFGKEVIDTGGGFNFIINIIWLIFSGLPIALGHLVSGLILMITIIGIPFAKQSFKLAGLALMPFGKQVVNKY; this comes from the coding sequence ATGAGCTGTTTAGGTAATATTATCTGGTTTATATTTGGTGGATTCATTGGAGGTCTAGCTTGGTTAGCTGCAGGACTTTTATGGTGTCTTACAATTATTGGCATTCCGATTGGCTTGCAATGCTTTAAATTAGCGAGTCTGAGTTTTTGGCCTTTTGGAAAAGAAGTAATCGATACAGGTGGTGGTTTTAACTTTATTATCAACATCATTTGGCTGATTTTTAGTGGCCTTCCAATTGCCCTTGGACATTTAGTCAGTGGATTAATCTTAATGATTACCATTATAGGTATTCCATTCGCCAAACAATCTTTTAAATTAGCCGGTTTAGCGTTAATGCCATTTGGAAAGCAGGTTGTTAATAAGTATTAA
- a CDS encoding YitT family protein — MNRFHEFSIKHEFVTRSLIIIVSSVIGSIGLNMFLIPANVFSAGVNGVAQLVSGFLSMNFNLSIDTGILIFLLNIPIFLIGWIKLGAKATIYSFFSVLAFSLFALIIPVQEIIQDPLLNSIIGGILIGIGSAYCLKYGFTTGGFDLLSVIISKVTGKSVGSMMFMMNLLVIAGAGFLYDWKQAIYTIISIYALSIVVDKIYTSGHKLTVFIVTGKEQEVLDVFKKNIIRGVTVLPGKGGYSGVDRSLLMVVVNRYELYDIEKLLHSVDENAFVNVIATEVVLGEFWTQEQQKAAFALAKGQTE; from the coding sequence ATGAATCGTTTTCATGAATTTAGTATCAAACATGAATTTGTTACACGTAGTTTGATTATTATTGTGTCATCAGTTATTGGTTCAATTGGTTTAAATATGTTTTTAATTCCGGCCAATGTTTTTTCTGCAGGGGTAAATGGGGTGGCACAATTAGTTTCTGGTTTTTTAAGTATGAATTTTAATCTTTCTATCGATACAGGTATTTTGATTTTCTTACTTAATATTCCAATATTTTTAATTGGTTGGATAAAGTTAGGTGCTAAAGCGACTATTTATAGTTTTTTCTCAGTATTAGCTTTTTCGTTATTTGCTTTAATCATACCAGTTCAAGAAATCATTCAAGATCCGTTACTTAATTCGATTATTGGCGGTATATTAATTGGGATTGGCTCAGCTTATTGCTTGAAATATGGTTTTACTACAGGTGGTTTTGATTTGCTATCTGTTATTATTTCAAAAGTAACCGGGAAATCTGTGGGTAGCATGATGTTTATGATGAACTTATTAGTGATTGCTGGAGCTGGCTTTTTATATGACTGGAAACAAGCGATTTATACAATTATTTCTATTTATGCGTTGAGTATTGTTGTAGATAAGATATATACAAGTGGTCATAAGTTAACAGTGTTTATCGTGACAGGTAAGGAACAAGAAGTATTAGATGTATTTAAGAAAAATATTATTCGTGGGGTAACTGTTTTACCTGGTAAAGGTGGCTATTCAGGCGTGGATCGTTCTTTATTAATGGTAGTCGTTAACCGATATGAATTATATGATATTGAAAAATTACTGCATTCTGTAGATGAAAATGCTTTTGTAAATGTTATAGCTACCGAAGTTGTTTTAGGGGAATTTTGGACACAAGAACAACAAAAAGCAGCATTTGCATTAGCTAAAGGACAAACAGAATAG
- a CDS encoding metal-sulfur cluster assembly factor: protein MSEQNWTEEQIEDIKSRILAALETVIDPELGIDIVNLGLIYEVEFGTDGNCLVKMTLTTMGCPLADVITEEIHEALKDVEEVKNTEVKLVWYPAWTTDRMSRYARIALGIR, encoded by the coding sequence ATGTCAGAACAAAATTGGACAGAGGAACAAATCGAAGATATTAAATCACGTATTTTAGCAGCACTTGAAACAGTAATCGATCCTGAATTAGGTATTGATATCGTCAATCTTGGTTTAATTTATGAAGTTGAATTTGGTACAGACGGTAATTGTTTGGTTAAGATGACCTTAACCACTATGGGATGTCCCTTAGCCGATGTCATCACAGAAGAAATTCACGAAGCATTGAAAGATGTGGAAGAAGTGAAGAACACTGAGGTGAAATTAGTATGGTATCCTGCTTGGACAACGGATCGTATGAGCCGTTATGCGCGTATTGCTTTGGGTATTAGATAA
- a CDS encoding ClbS/DfsB family four-helix bundle protein, translated as MVRPKSKESLWQQAEENFDKLQNTINQMTLEQQLEPFGFTEDFLMTKKESHWRRDGNLRDVLIHLYEWHQLFLKWESANSQGQSIPFLPEPYNWKNYSQMNVEFVTKHQETSLSEAKELLATSHQQMMAIIKRYSNEQLFEKQQYSWTGSTTLGSYVISATSSHYDWANKKLKQQLKLLKRK; from the coding sequence ATGGTACGTCCAAAATCAAAGGAATCGTTATGGCAACAAGCAGAAGAAAATTTTGACAAACTACAAAATACTATCAATCAAATGACGTTGGAACAGCAATTAGAACCATTTGGATTCACCGAAGATTTTTTAATGACTAAAAAAGAGTCTCACTGGCGCCGTGATGGAAATCTACGAGATGTTTTGATTCATTTGTATGAATGGCATCAACTTTTTCTAAAATGGGAGAGTGCTAATAGCCAAGGTCAATCGATTCCGTTTTTACCTGAACCTTATAATTGGAAAAATTATTCACAAATGAATGTTGAATTTGTCACTAAGCATCAAGAAACTTCCTTATCTGAAGCGAAAGAATTGTTAGCAACAAGTCACCAACAAATGATGGCTATCATTAAGCGATACTCAAATGAACAATTGTTTGAGAAACAGCAGTATAGTTGGACAGGCAGTACGACATTAGGCAGTTATGTGATTTCTGCTACATCCAGTCATTATGATTGGGCAAATAAAAAACTTAAGCAACAACTCAAGTTATTAAAGAGGAAATAA